From Deltaproteobacteria bacterium, a single genomic window includes:
- a CDS encoding alpha/beta fold hydrolase: MPTKYTNVNGTAVNYFHAGRTTLPDVVPDLGRGELLLFIHAAGSNANTWNRQLEHFGAAHSPLAFDFPGHGRSGSTQGFDNIAAYCDFTQAFSDALGLRPFVLIGRSMGGAIAMEFALTYPERVRALVLVATAARFELSAERLALWREVMNGRAQQPFTAEAFSPKTDFAIVREAWMEQVKTDPRVRYYDFVACNAFDANERVRRIAVPTLIIAGRDDSVTPLARSEFLHAAIPGAQLVVIDDAGHTIPSEKPAEFNRAIEDFLRGLP, from the coding sequence ATGCCGACCAAGTACACCAACGTCAACGGGACCGCCGTCAATTACTTCCACGCCGGCCGTACAACTCTGCCGGATGTAGTCCCCGACCTCGGCCGCGGCGAGCTGTTGCTGTTTATCCATGCGGCCGGCTCAAACGCCAACACCTGGAACCGGCAGCTCGAGCACTTCGGCGCCGCGCACAGCCCGCTGGCATTCGATTTCCCCGGCCATGGCCGCTCCGGTAGCACGCAAGGGTTTGACAACATCGCGGCGTACTGTGACTTCACCCAAGCCTTCAGCGATGCTCTGGGGCTGCGTCCGTTCGTATTGATCGGGCGCTCGATGGGCGGGGCGATCGCGATGGAATTTGCCCTCACCTATCCGGAGCGCGTGCGTGCCCTCGTCCTGGTGGCGACGGCCGCCAGGTTCGAGCTGTCGGCCGAACGGCTGGCGCTGTGGCGGGAGGTGATGAACGGGCGGGCGCAACAGCCGTTCACCGCCGAGGCCTTTTCGCCCAAGACCGACTTCGCCATTGTACGCGAAGCCTGGATGGAGCAGGTGAAGACCGACCCGCGAGTGCGCTACTACGATTTCGTCGCCTGCAACGCCTTTGATGCCAACGAGCGCGTGCGGCGGATAGCAGTGCCGACGTTGATCATCGCCGGCCGCGACGACTCGGTGACGCCGTTGGCGCGCTCGGAGTTCTTGCACGCGGCGATTCCCGGCGCACAACTGGTTGTGATCGACGACGCCGGCCACACCATCCCGAGCGAGAAGCCGGCAGAGTTCAATCGGGCGATCGAGGATTTCCTGCGGGGGTTGCCGTGA